ACATCGAAAGGGGACGAAAAGGTTACGCGACGTTGCACGAGATGATCTGTTGATATGCTTGAACGATTACACAAAGTATTAGCAAAAGCGGGCGTAGCCGCGTTGCGACCAGCCGAAGATATGATCATGGCCGGGCGAGTCACGGTCAACGGTCGTGTCGTGCGTGAGCTTGGCGCGCGGGTCGATCCTGAGGCCGATGTGATCGCCGTCGACGGCCAGCTTGTCGAGATGCGCAAGCCGAGCGATCCATATCGCTACCTGATGGTGCATAAGCCGGTTGGCGTGATCTCGACCGCGCAGGATACCCACGATCGTCCGACCGTCGTCGGGCTGGTGCCAAGCGACCGCCGCCTGTTTCCGGTTGGGCGGCTCGACGCGGATAGCGAGGGCCTGATCCTCCTGACCGACGACGGCGAT
The nucleotide sequence above comes from Herpetosiphonaceae bacterium. Encoded proteins:
- a CDS encoding S4 domain-containing protein; translated protein: MLERLHKVLAKAGVAALRPAEDMIMAGRVTVNGRVVRELGARVDPEADVIAVDGQLVEMRKPSDPYRYLMVHKPVGVISTAQDTHDRPTVVGLVPSDRRLFPVGRLDADSEGLILLTDDGD